Proteins from one Geomonas agri genomic window:
- a CDS encoding AsmA family protein: MVEPNEPVPQGTRRMPALPKALLWIVGIVVSLVLIVFIASFFIDEPLRRTTERRMNQSLKGYKVRLPKLHFSLIGLSITLKGLTISQEAHPQPPVAEFPYLRASVQWREILSGKLVGDMTLHGPKVHVNLLQLKTEAASKVPMKQKGWQQAFEAIYPLKINLLQITDGSLSYIDQDPKRPLKLSNLNLSADNIRNIHLPDKVYPSNFHLETDIFGSGHGTVDGRANFLAEPTPAVKAAIELAKVPIAYFAPMAARSNVRIEGGTLTASGNVEYGRKVQTVRLKKLAIHGVKLDYIHTPETARAESRRAQKVKKAAKEVSNKPDLILTIDHFSLTESNVGFVNEYGGKKLRLFLSEANLYLDNFSNQFSKGPATARLSGKFMGSGITEAKATFRPENKGPDLDLYLKITNTQLASLNDLLRTYGNFDVTAGTFSLVTELHVKNNRVNGYIKPFFKDMKVYDRRQDKNKGFFHKVYEMLVGGIAKLLENRPHDQVATKADISGPLQNPKTSTWQVVIELIRNAFIKAILPTFERNVDALGRHK, encoded by the coding sequence ATGGTTGAACCGAATGAGCCGGTGCCACAGGGCACACGTCGTATGCCGGCACTACCGAAGGCGCTGCTCTGGATCGTGGGGATCGTGGTCTCCCTGGTGTTGATCGTCTTCATCGCCAGCTTCTTCATCGACGAGCCGCTGCGGCGCACCACGGAACGACGCATGAACCAGAGCCTCAAGGGGTACAAGGTACGGCTTCCCAAGCTGCACTTCAGCCTCATCGGCCTTTCCATCACCTTGAAAGGGTTGACCATTTCCCAGGAGGCCCACCCCCAGCCGCCGGTGGCCGAGTTCCCCTACCTGAGGGCCAGCGTGCAGTGGCGCGAGATCCTCTCCGGCAAGCTGGTTGGTGATATGACGCTGCACGGGCCGAAGGTTCACGTGAACCTGTTGCAGCTCAAAACTGAAGCGGCCAGCAAGGTCCCCATGAAGCAAAAGGGGTGGCAACAGGCCTTCGAGGCCATCTACCCTCTCAAGATCAACCTCTTGCAGATCACCGACGGCAGTCTCAGCTACATCGACCAGGACCCGAAGCGGCCGCTGAAACTCTCCAACCTGAACCTGTCCGCCGACAACATCCGCAATATACATCTGCCCGACAAGGTGTATCCATCGAACTTCCACCTGGAAACCGACATCTTCGGCAGCGGGCACGGCACCGTAGATGGGAGGGCGAACTTCCTGGCTGAACCGACCCCGGCGGTGAAGGCTGCCATCGAGTTGGCCAAGGTTCCCATCGCCTACTTCGCGCCCATGGCGGCCCGGTCCAACGTCAGGATCGAGGGAGGCACCCTGACTGCGAGCGGCAACGTGGAGTACGGCCGCAAGGTGCAGACAGTCCGGCTCAAGAAACTGGCCATCCACGGCGTCAAGCTCGACTATATCCATACCCCTGAGACCGCCCGAGCGGAATCGAGAAGAGCCCAGAAAGTCAAGAAGGCGGCCAAGGAGGTCAGCAACAAGCCAGACCTCATCCTCACCATCGATCATTTCAGCCTGACCGAGTCCAACGTCGGATTCGTCAACGAGTACGGTGGCAAAAAACTCCGCCTGTTCCTGTCCGAGGCGAATCTCTACCTGGACAACTTCTCCAACCAGTTTTCCAAGGGGCCGGCCACGGCGCGACTCTCCGGCAAGTTCATGGGGAGCGGAATTACAGAGGCCAAGGCGACCTTCCGCCCAGAGAATAAGGGCCCTGACCTGGACCTCTACCTGAAAATCACCAACACCCAGCTCGCCTCGCTGAACGACCTGCTGCGAACCTACGGTAACTTCGATGTCACCGCCGGCACCTTTTCGCTGGTGACAGAACTGCACGTGAAGAACAACAGGGTGAACGGCTACATCAAGCCCTTCTTCAAGGACATGAAGGTCTACGACCGTCGCCAGGACAAGAACAAAGGGTTCTTTCACAAAGTGTACGAGATGCTCGTGGGGGGGATCGCCAAGCTGCTGGAAAACAGGCCCCATGATCAGGTGGCCACCAAGGCGGACATCTCGGGGCCGCTGCAGAACCCGAAGACCAGCACCTGGCAGGTCGTCATCGAGCTGATCCGCAACGCCTTCATCAAGGCCATTCTGCCCACCTTCGAGAGAAACGTTGACGCGCTCGGCCGACACAAGTGA
- a CDS encoding DUF3309 family protein, with amino-acid sequence MRLILLIIVILLLIGSLPTWPYSAGWGYYPSSGLGLVLLILLILVLLGRI; translated from the coding sequence ATGAGACTGATTTTGTTGATAATCGTGATCTTGCTGCTCATCGGTTCACTCCCCACGTGGCCCTACAGCGCCGGGTGGGGGTACTACCCAAGTAGCGGCCTGGGGCTGGTTCTGCTGATCCTGCTGATCCTGGTGCTCCTGGGACGGATCTAG
- a CDS encoding DUF6496 domain-containing protein, protein MAKYGKKAQETVHEVMDKFKKGELKSGSSGKKVTDRKQAVAIGLSEAREKGAKVPEPPKKK, encoded by the coding sequence ATGGCCAAGTACGGGAAGAAGGCCCAGGAAACGGTGCACGAGGTGATGGACAAGTTCAAGAAGGGGGAACTGAAGAGCGGTAGCAGCGGCAAGAAGGTCACCGACCGCAAACAGGCCGTAGCCATCGGTCTTTCGGAGGCGCGCGAGAAGGGAGCCAAGGTGCCTGAGCCTCCGAAGAAGAAATAA
- a CDS encoding quinol:electron acceptor oxidoreductase subunit ActD, protein MAKNTAVFGIYRSRDSVEQAVDSLRAADFRNTDISVLFSENVGTKDFAHEKHTKVPEGSTAGAGTGAVIGGALGWLSGIGALAIPGVGPFIAAGPIVAALAGVGAGGVIGGIAGALIGMGIPEYEAKRYEGRVKEGGILLSVHCDNADWKKRAIEILKQTGATDIGSEGESKADFANSDKPKPRGMA, encoded by the coding sequence ATGGCAAAGAACACGGCAGTTTTCGGCATCTACCGCAGCCGCGACAGCGTTGAACAGGCAGTCGACTCGCTGCGCGCGGCGGACTTCCGTAACACCGACATCTCGGTCCTGTTCTCCGAGAACGTCGGTACCAAGGACTTCGCTCACGAGAAACACACCAAGGTCCCGGAAGGCTCGACGGCAGGCGCGGGGACCGGTGCGGTGATCGGAGGTGCGCTGGGCTGGCTCTCCGGCATCGGCGCCCTGGCCATCCCGGGGGTCGGTCCCTTCATCGCTGCGGGCCCGATCGTAGCGGCGTTGGCGGGTGTGGGCGCAGGCGGGGTGATCGGCGGTATCGCCGGGGCGCTCATCGGCATGGGGATACCGGAGTACGAGGCCAAGCGCTACGAGGGGCGCGTTAAGGAAGGTGGCATCCTCCTGTCGGTTCACTGCGACAACGCAGACTGGAAAAAGCGCGCCATCGAGATACTGAAGCAGACCGGCGCGACCGACATCGGGTCCGAGGGCGAGTCCAAGGCGGACTTCGCCAACTCCGATAAGCCCAAGCCGAGGGGCATGGCGTAA
- a CDS encoding hemerythrin domain-containing protein produces MPTSQKSSEAHTGAEMTIFDVLKQDHEKVRYLFDKAQKAGKKDISSLQKLFSQLEEELELHMEGEERFFYSVLEQNEEMRDKVLQSFEEHQVTKTLLGTFQALAVDDERWIAKLQVLSEIVEHHMQEEEKEVFKLARKALGKEQQHETALAFQRSKREGRKPSRGAPVEG; encoded by the coding sequence ATGCCAACAAGCCAGAAGTCGAGCGAGGCGCACACCGGGGCGGAAATGACCATCTTCGATGTGCTGAAGCAGGACCACGAGAAGGTACGCTACCTTTTCGACAAGGCCCAGAAGGCGGGCAAGAAGGATATTTCCTCCCTGCAAAAGCTCTTTTCGCAGTTGGAGGAAGAACTTGAACTGCATATGGAAGGGGAAGAGCGCTTCTTCTACAGTGTGCTGGAGCAAAACGAGGAGATGCGCGACAAGGTGCTGCAGTCCTTCGAGGAGCACCAGGTGACCAAGACCTTGTTGGGAACCTTCCAGGCCCTGGCGGTGGATGACGAGCGCTGGATAGCCAAACTGCAGGTGCTCAGCGAGATCGTAGAGCACCACATGCAGGAAGAGGAGAAAGAGGTCTTCAAATTGGCGCGCAAAGCCCTCGGCAAGGAGCAGCAGCACGAGACAGCGCTCGCCTTCCAAAGGAGCAAGCGGGAGGGGCGCAAGCCCTCACGGGGAGCACCGGTCGAGGGATAG
- a CDS encoding response regulator, whose translation MQEAEILLVEDNSNCEELALRALKKAGYDKVAVARDGAEALGMLLGEGSTWGAHHEPNFILLDMKLPKIDGVGVLQRLRNDDRTKGLKVFALSSSEDPKDLEQCKSLGVVAVLPKPLNPELLKRWLH comes from the coding sequence ATGCAAGAAGCTGAGATTTTGTTGGTTGAAGATAACAGCAATTGCGAAGAACTCGCCTTGCGAGCCCTGAAGAAAGCGGGCTACGACAAGGTGGCGGTTGCGCGCGACGGGGCTGAAGCGTTGGGGATGCTCCTGGGGGAGGGGAGCACCTGGGGGGCACACCATGAACCTAATTTCATACTGCTGGACATGAAGCTGCCCAAGATTGACGGGGTCGGGGTGCTGCAGCGGTTGCGCAACGACGACCGCACCAAGGGGCTCAAGGTCTTTGCACTGTCGTCCTCGGAGGATCCCAAGGACCTCGAACAGTGTAAGAGCCTGGGCGTTGTGGCCGTCCTGCCGAAACCGCTTAATCCGGAACTGCTCAAGCGGTGGCTGCACTGA
- a CDS encoding HDOD domain-containing protein: MNQQTSIVEVIKARLAEGRLSIPVFHAVALRLQQALARPDFDIKEVHQLLNADPGIATGVLRAANSAFYAGLTKVSTIREAIIRLGANEVANLAMVTTQQDLYRSNDTRYNAIMQTLWKHSFCCAVGSKWLAQKVGFAAQAQEAFLGGLLHDLGKLFLLKCMEEVCREQHFNGVTSQAVLREVLATLHVEQGYQLMVQWQMPQVYCDIVAGHQQERWDQANVLLAMVRLANLACRKLGIGMNRDPSVLLFASAEAQVLGLKETALAELEIIVEDALAVPISSE, from the coding sequence ATGAACCAGCAAACCTCAATCGTTGAGGTGATTAAGGCGCGACTCGCGGAGGGGCGTCTCAGCATACCCGTATTCCACGCGGTAGCTCTCAGGCTGCAGCAGGCGTTGGCTCGTCCTGATTTCGACATCAAGGAGGTGCACCAGCTGTTGAACGCTGATCCGGGCATCGCGACCGGCGTCCTCAGGGCGGCCAACTCCGCCTTCTACGCCGGCCTCACCAAGGTAAGCACGATCCGGGAGGCGATCATCAGGCTGGGCGCCAACGAGGTGGCCAACCTCGCCATGGTGACCACACAGCAGGACCTGTACCGTTCCAACGACACACGCTACAACGCGATCATGCAGACGCTCTGGAAGCACTCTTTCTGCTGTGCGGTGGGGAGCAAATGGCTGGCGCAAAAGGTGGGATTCGCGGCGCAGGCACAAGAGGCATTCTTGGGCGGGCTGCTGCACGACTTGGGCAAACTTTTCCTGCTGAAGTGCATGGAGGAGGTGTGCCGCGAGCAGCATTTCAACGGGGTAACCAGCCAGGCGGTGTTGAGGGAGGTGCTCGCGACGCTGCACGTGGAGCAGGGATACCAGCTCATGGTGCAGTGGCAGATGCCGCAGGTCTACTGCGACATCGTGGCCGGACACCAGCAGGAGCGCTGGGACCAGGCCAACGTGCTTCTGGCCATGGTACGCCTGGCGAACCTGGCCTGCCGCAAGTTGGGCATCGGCATGAACCGCGACCCCTCGGTCCTACTCTTTGCCTCGGCCGAGGCACAGGTGCTTGGTCTCAAGGAGACTGCCTTGGCGGAACTGGAGATCATCGTCGAGGACGCGCTCGCCGTTCCCATTTCAAGTGAATAA
- a CDS encoding GspE/PulE family protein, translating to MRKHHNDAPPPQGAGQIVELLVATGVISTQQLHYAQRVHGKLQSTKTLIDVLQELEYIKREDVVRTLRENSLSIRIGDLLVELGYLKQSELLTALNLQKEGGTPRKMLGDIIVEKGFIEERRLTEVLSFQLGFPMAELEFRKLDRKLFAKAPFEVFRDELFVPYALEDDGTTLVAFANPLEKYSRLSAEKIFGRNVKPAIATRTAILSAITAAQKTAGEDVVVPDETTVVGMINKLFDDAMTMGASDIHIEPLRDRLRIRLRHDGVMMPHMELSLDLAPQLSSRIKVMAQADIAEKRRHQDGRIIYESRLHGFNLDMRVSFYITIFGEKIVLRLLNKKEAILEVSQIGMAPRMLKQFMEDALETPSGVMIITGPTGSGKTSTLYGCVSHLNNINTSIITAEDPVEYVIEGVSQCSINQKIGVTFEETLRHMVRQDPDVIVLGEIRDTFSADTAIQAALTGHKVLTTFHTEDSIGGLLRLMNMQIESFLISSTVVCVVAQRLLRLVCNDCAEPYIPAPAEYGRMGMSAKDLAGANFRAGRGCTNCRFTGFKGRSAVFELLVLNEPVKEAILQNRSSAEIRRLSMETSGLVTLFEDGLVKAANGLISLQEVLRDLPRIGAPRPLMELRRLLGY from the coding sequence ATGAGAAAACATCACAATGACGCCCCGCCCCCCCAGGGCGCCGGACAGATTGTTGAGCTGCTGGTTGCCACCGGCGTCATCAGCACGCAACAGCTCCACTACGCCCAGCGCGTGCACGGCAAATTGCAGTCCACCAAGACGCTGATCGACGTGCTCCAGGAACTGGAGTACATAAAGCGCGAGGACGTGGTGCGCACCCTGCGTGAGAACAGCCTCTCCATCCGGATTGGCGACTTGCTGGTCGAACTGGGCTACCTGAAGCAGAGCGAACTGCTCACCGCGCTCAACCTCCAGAAGGAAGGTGGCACGCCGCGCAAGATGCTCGGGGACATCATCGTGGAGAAGGGATTCATCGAGGAGCGCCGGCTGACCGAGGTGCTTTCCTTCCAGCTTGGCTTCCCGATGGCTGAGTTGGAGTTCCGCAAGCTGGATCGCAAGCTCTTCGCCAAGGCCCCTTTCGAGGTGTTCCGGGACGAGCTCTTCGTCCCGTACGCCCTCGAGGACGATGGCACCACGCTGGTCGCTTTCGCGAACCCGCTGGAGAAGTACTCGCGTCTATCCGCCGAGAAGATTTTCGGCAGGAACGTGAAGCCCGCCATTGCCACCCGTACCGCCATCCTCTCCGCCATCACCGCCGCCCAGAAGACCGCCGGCGAGGACGTCGTGGTGCCCGACGAGACCACCGTGGTGGGGATGATCAACAAGCTGTTCGATGATGCCATGACCATGGGAGCGAGCGACATCCACATCGAGCCGCTCCGGGACCGGCTGCGCATACGGCTGCGCCACGACGGGGTCATGATGCCGCACATGGAGCTCTCGCTCGACCTGGCGCCGCAGCTCTCCTCGCGCATCAAGGTCATGGCCCAGGCCGACATCGCCGAGAAAAGGCGCCACCAGGACGGGCGCATCATCTACGAGAGCCGGCTGCACGGCTTCAACCTCGACATGCGCGTTTCCTTCTACATCACCATCTTCGGCGAGAAGATCGTGCTGCGCCTTTTGAACAAGAAGGAAGCCATCCTCGAGGTGTCCCAGATCGGCATGGCGCCGCGCATGCTCAAGCAGTTCATGGAAGACGCCCTGGAGACCCCGTCGGGGGTCATGATCATCACCGGCCCCACCGGCAGCGGCAAGACCTCGACCCTCTACGGCTGCGTCAGCCACCTCAACAACATCAACACCAGCATCATCACCGCCGAGGATCCGGTGGAGTACGTCATCGAGGGGGTCTCCCAGTGCTCCATCAACCAGAAGATCGGGGTGACCTTCGAGGAGACCCTGCGCCACATGGTGCGCCAGGACCCGGACGTAATCGTCCTGGGCGAGATCCGCGACACCTTTTCCGCTGATACCGCCATCCAGGCCGCTCTCACCGGGCACAAGGTGCTCACCACCTTCCACACCGAGGACAGCATCGGCGGCCTGTTGCGCCTGATGAACATGCAGATCGAGTCGTTTCTGATCTCCTCCACGGTGGTCTGCGTGGTGGCCCAGCGCCTGCTGCGCCTGGTCTGCAACGACTGCGCTGAGCCCTACATTCCCGCACCTGCGGAATACGGCCGCATGGGGATGTCGGCAAAGGACCTGGCCGGGGCCAACTTCCGGGCCGGGCGCGGCTGCACCAACTGCCGTTTCACCGGGTTCAAGGGGAGAAGCGCCGTCTTCGAACTGCTGGTTTTGAACGAGCCGGTTAAGGAAGCGATCCTGCAAAACCGGTCCTCCGCTGAGATCCGCAGGCTGAGCATGGAAACCTCGGGACTGGTTACTCTCTTCGAGGACGGCCTGGTCAAGGCGGCCAACGGACTCATTTCGCTCCAGGAGGTGCTGCGTGACCTCCCCCGCATCGGGGCGCCCCGGCCACTCATGGAACTGCGCCGGCTGCTCGGCTATTAA
- a CDS encoding twin-arginine translocase TatA/TatE family subunit produces the protein MFGFGMPELIIILVIVLVVFGAGRLPEIGGALGKSIRNFKKASSGKDEIEIKAGRPDDDKKGS, from the coding sequence ATGTTTGGATTCGGCATGCCGGAGCTCATTATTATCCTGGTGATCGTGCTCGTGGTGTTCGGTGCCGGCCGGCTCCCGGAGATCGGCGGCGCGCTCGGCAAGAGCATCAGGAACTTCAAGAAGGCTTCCAGCGGCAAGGATGAAATTGAGATTAAAGCCGGACGTCCCGATGACGATAAGAAAGGGAGCTAG
- a CDS encoding response regulator, whose product MNKMILLVEDNPDDEALTLRAIRKHMPYGIVVARDGAEALDHLFGTGRNGGEAIPTPLLVLLDLKLPKVNGLEVLRRMREEAKTRSIPVIVFTSSTEEQDILDSYRLGANSYIRKPVDYGQFCENMKQVMNYWLSVNQLPPQRTCAAA is encoded by the coding sequence ATGAACAAGATGATCCTGCTGGTCGAGGACAATCCTGATGACGAGGCTCTGACCCTTAGGGCGATACGCAAGCACATGCCGTACGGAATCGTGGTGGCGCGCGACGGCGCCGAGGCGCTGGACCACCTGTTCGGTACCGGGCGCAACGGCGGCGAGGCGATCCCGACCCCTCTCCTGGTGCTGCTCGACCTGAAGCTCCCCAAGGTCAACGGCCTGGAGGTGCTGCGCCGCATGAGGGAGGAGGCGAAGACCCGTTCCATCCCCGTGATCGTGTTCACCTCGTCAACCGAGGAGCAGGACATCCTGGACAGCTACCGCCTGGGTGCCAACAGCTATATCCGCAAGCCGGTGGACTACGGCCAGTTCTGCGAAAACATGAAGCAGGTGATGAACTACTGGCTCAGCGTGAACCAGCTCCCGCCGCAGCGGACCTGCGCCGCGGCCTGA
- the uvrB gene encoding excinuclease ABC subunit UvrB has protein sequence MDKFELVTGFQARGDQPRAIEELSEGVLRGDQHQVLLGVTGSGKTFTMAQVIAKCNRPALVLAPNKTLAAQLYGEFKELFPNNAVEYFVSYYDYYQPEAYIPSSDTFIEKDSSINDEIDKFRHAATRSLLTRRDVIIVASVSCIYGIGSPESYQEMQIRVREGDDLGRDELLKRLVEIQYERNDVDFHRGSFRVRGDTVEVFPAHDDERAIRIEFWGDTVEAISEIDPLRGVQLQKLPRFAIYPASHYVASRQTLERAVEQIRVELEERIRYFKEQNMLLEAQRIDQRTFFDIEMMEQMGFCQGIENYSRHFDGRQAGEPPYTLIDYFPDDFLLVVDESHITVSQVGGMYRGDRSRKETLVNFGFRLPSALDNRPLTFQEFSRKLNQAIYVSATPAEYELKMAGGVVVEQLIRPTGLIDPVIEVRPAAGQVDDLLHEVRLTAERGERILVTTLTKRMAEELTDYYRELGIRVRYLHSDIDTFQRMEILRDLRLGEFDVLVGINLLREGLDLPEVSLVAILDADKEGFLRSTRSLIQTCGRAARNVSGRVLMYADKITGSMKDAIDETLRRRELQQAYNLEHGITPESVKRLIANVLQAPEEKDYVTVPVKGEDFLNPKDLEKTLKRLKKEMLAAAKAQEFERAAELRDKIKRLEVAEITKGN, from the coding sequence ATGGACAAATTCGAACTGGTAACCGGTTTCCAGGCGCGGGGCGATCAGCCGCGCGCCATCGAAGAGCTTTCCGAAGGGGTGCTGCGCGGCGACCAGCACCAGGTCCTGCTTGGGGTCACCGGCTCCGGCAAGACCTTCACGATGGCGCAGGTCATCGCCAAGTGCAACCGCCCGGCCCTGGTGCTCGCCCCCAACAAGACCCTGGCGGCCCAGCTCTACGGCGAGTTCAAGGAGCTCTTCCCCAACAACGCCGTCGAGTACTTCGTATCCTATTACGATTACTACCAGCCCGAAGCCTACATCCCCTCCTCGGACACCTTCATCGAGAAAGACTCCTCGATCAACGACGAGATTGACAAGTTCCGCCATGCCGCGACCAGGAGCCTGTTGACCCGGCGCGACGTCATCATCGTCGCCTCGGTTTCCTGCATCTACGGCATCGGTTCGCCGGAATCGTACCAGGAGATGCAGATTCGGGTGCGCGAGGGGGACGACCTCGGGCGCGACGAGCTTTTGAAACGCCTGGTCGAGATCCAGTACGAGCGCAACGACGTCGACTTCCACCGCGGCAGCTTCCGGGTGCGTGGTGACACTGTCGAGGTGTTCCCGGCGCACGATGACGAGCGCGCCATCCGCATCGAGTTCTGGGGCGACACGGTGGAGGCGATCTCGGAGATCGACCCGTTGCGCGGCGTGCAGCTGCAGAAACTGCCGCGCTTCGCCATCTACCCCGCTTCGCACTACGTGGCGAGCCGCCAGACCCTGGAACGGGCGGTGGAGCAGATACGGGTCGAGCTCGAGGAGCGCATCCGCTACTTCAAGGAGCAGAACATGCTCCTGGAGGCGCAGCGCATCGACCAGCGCACCTTTTTCGACATCGAGATGATGGAGCAGATGGGCTTTTGTCAGGGGATAGAAAACTACTCGCGGCACTTCGACGGCCGTCAGGCGGGGGAGCCTCCCTACACGCTCATCGACTACTTCCCCGACGACTTTTTGCTGGTGGTGGACGAGTCCCACATCACCGTGTCGCAGGTGGGGGGGATGTACCGCGGCGACCGCAGTCGCAAGGAGACCCTCGTTAACTTCGGTTTCCGGCTCCCTTCAGCCCTGGACAACCGGCCACTCACCTTCCAGGAGTTCAGCAGGAAATTGAACCAGGCGATCTACGTCTCGGCGACCCCGGCGGAGTACGAGTTGAAGATGGCGGGCGGCGTCGTGGTCGAACAGCTGATTCGCCCCACCGGCCTCATCGACCCGGTCATCGAGGTGCGTCCCGCGGCGGGGCAGGTGGACGACCTGCTGCACGAGGTGCGGCTCACCGCCGAGCGAGGCGAGCGCATCCTGGTCACCACCCTCACCAAACGGATGGCGGAGGAGCTTACCGACTACTACCGCGAGCTCGGCATCCGGGTGCGCTACCTGCATTCGGACATCGACACCTTCCAGCGCATGGAAATCCTGCGCGACCTGCGGCTTGGGGAATTTGACGTGCTGGTGGGCATCAACCTGCTGCGTGAGGGGCTGGACCTCCCCGAGGTTTCGCTGGTGGCCATTCTCGACGCCGACAAGGAAGGCTTCCTGCGCTCCACCCGCTCCCTGATCCAGACCTGCGGTCGTGCGGCGAGGAACGTGTCAGGGCGCGTGCTGATGTACGCCGACAAGATCACCGGATCGATGAAGGATGCCATTGACGAGACCTTGAGAAGGCGCGAGCTGCAGCAGGCCTACAACCTGGAGCATGGCATCACGCCGGAGAGCGTGAAGAGGCTGATTGCCAATGTGCTGCAGGCCCCCGAGGAGAAGGACTATGTCACGGTCCCGGTGAAGGGCGAGGATTTCCTCAACCCCAAGGACCTGGAGAAGACGCTGAAACGGTTGAAGAAGGAGATGCTGGCCGCGGCCAAGGCCCAGGAGTTCGAGCGGGCGGCGGAACTGCGCGACAAGATCAAGCGGCTTGAGGTGGCGGAGATAACTAAAGGCAATTGA
- the pcnB gene encoding polynucleotide adenylyltransferase PcnB, whose translation MNTNMEKVIIPREEHSISRSLLSPNGVKVLYKLREHGFIAYLVGGGVRDLLLGREPKDFDVVTDATPNQLKKLFRNCRLIGRRFRLAHIHFHDEIIEVATFRSTVDAAEAAQEELAEALPEEPVEAPAEAEQLEEDRDRRRRRHHHGPPILKSEDGMVLRDNVFGTPEEDAVRRDFTVNALFYNIADFSIIDHVGGMEDLKNGLIRTIGDPMVRFTEDPVRMIRAIRFASMLGFNIEPRTEAAIEALCGTINKATPPRLYEEVLKLLLMGAGERTYQMMRHSGLFEPLFPHFDAWLSRESDCYPHVRVGKALEWVDDQLAQGIPVSPSLLIALMFGEYLEEKVAQFRDEGLPPQQATDAAVAAFAGELAPTVSVPNRVLVAVRDILNMQHRFQKTPGRNGRGVVARLSFRDALQYLRFMEQLTPPKRSLGDWWERFSAQQSEGGESAPPPKGEAAAAEGAKKKRRRKRRRKKPGAAPE comes from the coding sequence ATGAACACTAACATGGAAAAAGTCATCATCCCGCGCGAGGAGCATTCCATCTCCCGCTCGTTGCTCAGCCCCAACGGCGTAAAAGTGCTCTACAAACTCAGAGAGCACGGCTTCATCGCCTACCTGGTGGGGGGCGGCGTCCGGGACCTGCTCCTGGGGCGCGAGCCCAAGGACTTCGACGTCGTCACCGACGCCACCCCAAACCAGCTCAAGAAGCTGTTCCGCAACTGCCGCCTGATCGGGCGCCGCTTCCGCCTGGCCCACATTCATTTTCACGATGAAATAATAGAAGTCGCCACCTTCCGCTCCACCGTCGATGCCGCTGAAGCAGCCCAGGAAGAACTCGCCGAGGCCTTGCCCGAAGAGCCCGTCGAGGCTCCTGCCGAGGCAGAGCAGCTCGAAGAGGACCGCGACCGGAGGCGGCGCCGGCACCACCACGGCCCGCCCATCCTCAAGAGCGAGGATGGCATGGTGCTCAGGGACAACGTTTTCGGCACTCCCGAAGAGGACGCGGTGCGCCGTGACTTCACCGTCAACGCCCTGTTCTACAACATCGCCGACTTCTCAATCATCGACCACGTCGGGGGTATGGAGGACCTGAAAAACGGCTTGATCCGTACCATCGGCGACCCCATGGTCCGCTTCACCGAAGACCCGGTGCGCATGATCCGCGCCATCCGCTTCGCCTCCATGCTCGGCTTCAACATCGAACCGCGTACCGAGGCCGCCATCGAGGCGCTGTGCGGCACCATCAACAAGGCTACGCCGCCGCGCCTCTACGAAGAGGTGCTGAAGCTGCTCCTCATGGGGGCCGGCGAGCGCACCTACCAGATGATGCGCCACAGCGGGCTGTTTGAGCCGCTCTTCCCCCATTTCGACGCCTGGCTCTCCCGCGAGTCCGACTGTTACCCCCACGTCCGCGTCGGCAAGGCACTGGAATGGGTCGACGACCAGCTGGCCCAGGGAATCCCGGTCTCACCTTCTTTGTTGATAGCCCTGATGTTCGGGGAGTACCTGGAGGAGAAGGTAGCCCAGTTCCGTGACGAGGGGCTGCCGCCGCAGCAGGCGACCGACGCCGCCGTAGCCGCCTTCGCCGGAGAACTCGCTCCGACCGTGTCGGTGCCGAACCGGGTGCTGGTCGCGGTACGCGACATCCTCAACATGCAGCACCGTTTCCAGAAGACCCCGGGAAGAAACGGCCGCGGTGTGGTTGCCCGTCTGTCCTTCCGCGACGCGCTGCAGTATCTTCGTTTCATGGAGCAGCTCACCCCGCCAAAAAGGTCGCTGGGCGACTGGTGGGAGCGTTTTTCCGCGCAACAATCGGAAGGGGGGGAGTCCGCGCCCCCGCCCAAAGGCGAAGCGGCAGCCGCCGAAGGTGCCAAAAAGAAGCGGCGGCGGAAACGGCGGCGTAAGAAGCCGGGTGCGGCGCCGGAATAA
- a CDS encoding nitrous oxide-stimulated promoter family protein: protein MEKRVKQEKDIRVLETFIGCYCRSKHKSQKGVLCKECSELLAYAKLKREKCPLDPKPTCKHCHVHCYGKMQRAKIREIMAYSGKHLMLRGRLDLLWHYFF from the coding sequence ATGGAAAAGAGAGTGAAGCAGGAAAAAGATATCAGGGTCCTGGAAACCTTCATCGGTTGCTACTGCCGGAGCAAGCACAAAAGCCAGAAAGGCGTGCTCTGCAAGGAGTGCTCCGAGCTTTTGGCTTATGCCAAGCTGAAGCGGGAGAAATGTCCGCTCGACCCGAAACCCACTTGCAAGCACTGTCACGTACACTGCTACGGCAAGATGCAGCGCGCGAAGATCCGTGAGATCATGGCTTATTCCGGAAAACACCTCATGCTGCGCGGCCGCCTCGATCTGCTGTGGCACTATTTTTTTTAA